The Manis javanica isolate MJ-LG chromosome 4, MJ_LKY, whole genome shotgun sequence genome contains a region encoding:
- the UTS2R gene encoding urotensin-2 receptor — MALSPQPASRLPILATTGSAMHVPPSIPSASLNSSWASPTEPSSLEDMVATGAIGAGLSAMGIVGMVGNAYALVVTCLFLRTSASMHVYIISLALADLLYLLSIPFIVATYVTREWHFGDVGCRVLFSLDFLTMHASIFTLTVMSSERYAAVLRPLDTVQRPKGYRKLLALGMWLLALLLALPMMLAIRLVRRGHKSLCLPAWGLRPHAYLTLLFGTSIVGPGVVIGLLYARLARAYWSSQQASLPQSRRLPNPRVPCLILGIVLLFWACFLPFWLWQLLAQYRGAQPLTPRATRTVNYLTTCLTYGNSCVNPFLYTLLTKNYRQYRRRSLRPHAPGAHRLAGACSFPQGRVRFQRHQQAAGAITLPQEAPAGGRA; from the coding sequence ATGGCACTGAGCCCACAGCCAGCGAGCAGGCTCCCCATACTGGCTACGACCGGCAGCGCCATGCACGTGCCTCCTAGCATCCCCAGTGCATCCCTCAACAGCTCGTGGGCCAGCCCGACAGAGCCCAGCTCCCTGGAGGACATGGTGGCCACAGGTGCCATCGGGGCAGGGCTCTCAGCCATGGGCATAGTGGGCATGGTGGGCAACGCGTACGCGCTGGTGGTCACGTGCCTCTTCCTGCGCACCTCGGCCTCCATGCACGTCTACATCATCAGCCTGGCGCTGGCCGACCTGCTCTACCTGCTCAGCATCCCCTTCATCGTAGCCACATATGTCACCAGGGAGTGGCACTTCGGTGATGTGGGCTGCCGTGTCCTCTTCAGCCTGGACTTCCTGACCATGCACGCTAGCATCTTCACCCTGACCGTCATGAGCAGCGAGCGCTACGCGGCGGTGCTGAGACCGTTGGACACAGTGCAGCGCCCCAAGGGCTACCGTAAGCTCCTGGCGCTGGGCATGTGGCTGCTGGCACTGCTGTTGGCACTGCCTATGATGCTGGCCATCCGGCTGGTCCGCAGGGGCCACAAGAGCCTCTGCCTGCCAGCCTGGGGCCTGCGCCCACACGCCTACCTGACGCTGCTCTTCGGGACCAGCATCGTGGGGCCCGGCGTGGTCATCGGGCTGCTGTACGCGCGCCTGGCCCGGGCCTACTGGTCGTCGCAGCAGGCCTCCCTCCCGCAGTCGCGGCGGCTGCCCAACCCCAGGGTGCCCTGCCTCATCCTGGGCATCGTGCTGCTCTTCTGGGCCTGCTTCCTGCCCTTCTGGCTGTGGCAGCTCCTCGCGCAGTACCGCGGGGCCCAGCCGCTCACGCCCCGCGCCACGCGCACCGTCAACTACCTGACCACCTGCCTCACCTACGGCAACAGCTGTGTCAACCCCTTTCTCTACACACTGCTCACCAAGAACTACCGCCAGTACCGCCGGCGCTCGCTGCGCCCGCACGCCCCGGGCGCCCACCGGCTTGCTGGCGCCTGCAGCTTCCCGCAGGGCCGCGTCCGCTTCCAGCGCCACCAGCAGGCCGCCGGGGCCATCACGCTGCCCCAGGAGGCCCCTGCTGGGGGCCGTGCCTAA
- the OGFOD3 gene encoding 2-oxoglutarate and iron-dependent oxygenase domain-containing protein 3 isoform X6, giving the protein MYRNWKGCSPRKCGRGVTDTVITRDEAQRIRSIAEKGLSLGGSEGGASILDLHSGALSMGKHFVNLYRYFGDKIQTVFAEEDFQLYRHVRQKVQLAIAQAFGISASSLYLTKPTFFSRINSTEARTAHDEYWRAHVDKVTYGSFDYTSLLYLSDYLDDFGGGRFVFIDEGANRTVEPRAAGAAGLVHSRKQLLCVGCPSSPQGLRTCTGWRRSTGAPATLSPSPSPATPTTPSQTRRPRSTGPLLPGGPQQHLPLPPVSAHFSPCLGVCLAVLWTRCPSQEGVSCPGFYGQTEESFAWASSKFRPRPAR; this is encoded by the exons GCTGCTCCCCTAGGAAGTGTGGCCGGGGTGTCACCGACACCGTCATCACCAGAGATGAAGCCCAGCGGATTCGCAG CATAGCTGAGAAGGGGCTGTCGCTGGGAGGATCCGAAGGAGGG GCGTCCATCCTGGACCTGCACTCCGGGGCCCTGTCCATGGGGAAGCACTTCGTGAACCTGTACAG ATACTTTGGGGATAAAATACAAACGGTCTTCGCCGAGGAGGACTTCCAGCTGTACCG GCACGTGCGGCAGAAGGTCCAGCTTGCAATCGCCCAAGCTTTTGGCATCAGTGCATCCTCACTGTACCTGACGAAGCCCACCTTCTTCTCCCGCATCAACAGCACAGAGGCCCGGACGGCGCACGATGAGTACTGGCGTGCTCACGTGGACAAG GTGACCTATGGCTCCTTCGACTACACCTCATTGCTGTACCTGTCCGACTACCTGGACGACTTTGGCGGGGGGCGCTTCGTGTTCATAGACGAGGGGGCCAACAGGACGGTGGAGCCGAGAGCTG CAGGGGCAGCTGGGCTGGTCCACAGCAGGAAACAGCTGCTCTGT GTCGGGTGTCCTTCTTCACCTCAGGGTCTGAGAACCTGCACCGGGTGGAGAAGGTCCACTGGGGCACCCGCTACGCTGTCACCATCGCCttcacctgcaacccccaccacgCCATCGCAGACCCGGCGCCCACGTAGCACGGGTCCCCTCCTGCCGGGGGGGCCACAGcagcacctgcccctccctccagtTTCAGCCCATTTCAGCCC GTGCCTGGGTGTCTGCCTTGCTGTGCTGTGGACGCGGTGCCCTTCCCAGGAGGGGGTCTCCTGCCCTGGATTCTATGGGCAGACAGAAGAGTCGTTTGCCTGGGCCTCGTCCAAATTCAGACCCCGCCCAGCCCGTTGA
- the OGFOD3 gene encoding 2-oxoglutarate and iron-dependent oxygenase domain-containing protein 3 isoform X7, with the protein MRIKLGCSPRKCGRGVTDTVITRDEAQRIRSIAEKGLSLGGSEGGASILDLHSGALSMGKHFVNLYRYFGDKIQTVFAEEDFQLYRHVRQKVQLAIAQAFGISASSLYLTKPTFFSRINSTEARTAHDEYWRAHVDKVTYGSFDYTSLLYLSDYLDDFGGGRFVFIDEGANRTVEPRAAGAAGLVHSRKQLLCVGCPSSPQGLRTCTGWRRSTGAPATLSPSPSPATPTTPSQTRRPRSTGPLLPGGPQQHLPLPPVSAHFSPCLGVCLAVLWTRCPSQEGVSCPGFYGQTEESFAWASSKFRPRPAR; encoded by the exons atgagaataaagcttg GCTGCTCCCCTAGGAAGTGTGGCCGGGGTGTCACCGACACCGTCATCACCAGAGATGAAGCCCAGCGGATTCGCAG CATAGCTGAGAAGGGGCTGTCGCTGGGAGGATCCGAAGGAGGG GCGTCCATCCTGGACCTGCACTCCGGGGCCCTGTCCATGGGGAAGCACTTCGTGAACCTGTACAG ATACTTTGGGGATAAAATACAAACGGTCTTCGCCGAGGAGGACTTCCAGCTGTACCG GCACGTGCGGCAGAAGGTCCAGCTTGCAATCGCCCAAGCTTTTGGCATCAGTGCATCCTCACTGTACCTGACGAAGCCCACCTTCTTCTCCCGCATCAACAGCACAGAGGCCCGGACGGCGCACGATGAGTACTGGCGTGCTCACGTGGACAAG GTGACCTATGGCTCCTTCGACTACACCTCATTGCTGTACCTGTCCGACTACCTGGACGACTTTGGCGGGGGGCGCTTCGTGTTCATAGACGAGGGGGCCAACAGGACGGTGGAGCCGAGAGCTG CAGGGGCAGCTGGGCTGGTCCACAGCAGGAAACAGCTGCTCTGT GTCGGGTGTCCTTCTTCACCTCAGGGTCTGAGAACCTGCACCGGGTGGAGAAGGTCCACTGGGGCACCCGCTACGCTGTCACCATCGCCttcacctgcaacccccaccacgCCATCGCAGACCCGGCGCCCACGTAGCACGGGTCCCCTCCTGCCGGGGGGGCCACAGcagcacctgcccctccctccagtTTCAGCCCATTTCAGCCC GTGCCTGGGTGTCTGCCTTGCTGTGCTGTGGACGCGGTGCCCTTCCCAGGAGGGGGTCTCCTGCCCTGGATTCTATGGGCAGACAGAAGAGTCGTTTGCCTGGGCCTCGTCCAAATTCAGACCCCGCCCAGCCCGTTGA
- the OGFOD3 gene encoding 2-oxoglutarate and iron-dependent oxygenase domain-containing protein 3 isoform X4 — protein sequence MTASLRSWLTVVRSCQAGSSRCPAPRTTTVTEGCSPRKCGRGVTDTVITRDEAQRIRSIAEKGLSLGGSEGGASILDLHSGALSMGKHFVNLYRYFGDKIQTVFAEEDFQLYRHVRQKVQLAIAQAFGISASSLYLTKPTFFSRINSTEARTAHDEYWRAHVDKVTYGSFDYTSLLYLSDYLDDFGGGRFVFIDEGANRTVEPRAAGAAGLVHSRKQLLCVGCPSSPQGLRTCTGWRRSTGAPATLSPSPSPATPTTPSQTRRPRSTGPLLPGGPQQHLPLPPVSAHFSPCLGVCLAVLWTRCPSQEGVSCPGFYGQTEESFAWASSKFRPRPAR from the exons GCTGCTCCCCTAGGAAGTGTGGCCGGGGTGTCACCGACACCGTCATCACCAGAGATGAAGCCCAGCGGATTCGCAG CATAGCTGAGAAGGGGCTGTCGCTGGGAGGATCCGAAGGAGGG GCGTCCATCCTGGACCTGCACTCCGGGGCCCTGTCCATGGGGAAGCACTTCGTGAACCTGTACAG ATACTTTGGGGATAAAATACAAACGGTCTTCGCCGAGGAGGACTTCCAGCTGTACCG GCACGTGCGGCAGAAGGTCCAGCTTGCAATCGCCCAAGCTTTTGGCATCAGTGCATCCTCACTGTACCTGACGAAGCCCACCTTCTTCTCCCGCATCAACAGCACAGAGGCCCGGACGGCGCACGATGAGTACTGGCGTGCTCACGTGGACAAG GTGACCTATGGCTCCTTCGACTACACCTCATTGCTGTACCTGTCCGACTACCTGGACGACTTTGGCGGGGGGCGCTTCGTGTTCATAGACGAGGGGGCCAACAGGACGGTGGAGCCGAGAGCTG CAGGGGCAGCTGGGCTGGTCCACAGCAGGAAACAGCTGCTCTGT GTCGGGTGTCCTTCTTCACCTCAGGGTCTGAGAACCTGCACCGGGTGGAGAAGGTCCACTGGGGCACCCGCTACGCTGTCACCATCGCCttcacctgcaacccccaccacgCCATCGCAGACCCGGCGCCCACGTAGCACGGGTCCCCTCCTGCCGGGGGGGCCACAGcagcacctgcccctccctccagtTTCAGCCCATTTCAGCCC GTGCCTGGGTGTCTGCCTTGCTGTGCTGTGGACGCGGTGCCCTTCCCAGGAGGGGGTCTCCTGCCCTGGATTCTATGGGCAGACAGAAGAGTCGTTTGCCTGGGCCTCGTCCAAATTCAGACCCCGCCCAGCCCGTTGA